The following DNA comes from Hymenobacter sp. J193.
CCGAACGCCTGCGGCAGGCCCTGCAGCTTAACAATCCCCAGCAGGACCTGAACACCGTGTACGACGTGTTTTCCCGCTTTGGCGCGGGGGCCACGGCCGGCAACAACCGCATGAGTTCCTCCCAGTATCAGGCCAAGCGCGAAGAAGCCGCCGTTTCGACCTTCGCCTACGAGGAGATGATGCAGAAGAAGAAGATTGCTACTGCCTTCGGCTACTACAAGATTGCCGACGAAATGACGCAGCAAAGCATTGAAATGAATGCCACGCTGAAGAATCCGGGCCGGTACGCCATGACGGAAGGCGAGCGGATGGCCGCCCTCAACTCGTCGAACGACAACATGATTAAGGCCATGCAGCTGCGCCAGGAAGCCGACCGGCTGTTGGCCGAATCCTCGCAGCCCGGTCCCTCGCGCCAGGCGGCGGAGCTGGTGTACGCCGACGTGTTGGTTCAACAGTCACTCATTAAAATGGACCGCGCCCGTCCCCGTCGCTAATCCCGCATGAAAAAGCTCCTGCTTGTGGCGCTTGCAATGGCTGGGGCCGGCACATCGCCGGCCCTGGCTCAACGCCACGTTAAACACATCTCCAGCTGGGGTGCCCACCTCGGGCGCTCTGAAAAGGGCGACTACTACGAGTTGAGCTACAACTCCATGCTCACCGATAAGCTGGCCCTGCGGGCCAGTGGCCTGCGGGATGCCGGCAACCTCCGCACCCAGGGTGAATACTCGACCTATCAGGGCCGGCTGTTCATCGCCCCACAACTGTTCCGCATTGGGGAGTTTGCCTACGTGCATCTGCTCATCGGGGCGGGGGCCGGCTACGAGCGCACCAACGAGAATCGCACGGGCGAGCTGGCTGCCGATGCCAGCGAGCCGCAACGCTTTCACCTACGGCCCGCAAGCCGGGGCCGAAGTTGATTTCTTCCTGGGCAACCGCCTTTCCCTCGTGGCTACCGGCACGAAAGGCTACCTGTTCAACAACCCTCTCATCGACCAATTGCCCGGCAACGCGAGTGCCGGCCTGCGGTATCACTTCCGCTAATCACCCTTTCTGACCTATGAAACGACTTGCTTATTTACTGCTGAGCTGCGCGGCCCTGGCCACCAGCTGCTCGAAAGACAACGATGCTACGCCCTCGGGGCCAAAAGAGTATCAGGTAGAATACAAGGTTACCTCCAATGCCCCGGTATCGGATTACCTGAGCTACACCAACGAAAGCGGTGGCAGCACGACGCTCAGCAACACGCCCCTGCCAGCAAACTACAAGTTTAAGCGCACCATGAAGCAGGGCGACAACCTGACCATTCTGGCCAGCATCGACGGCGGCACGGCGGCCTCGGAAATCACCTGCTCCATCCTGCTGGATGGCAAAGAGGTCAAGAAGGAAACCGGCCGGGGAGTCGACGCGCAGGCCGTGCCGGTGTACGTCATCGGAGAATAGTTCTTTCAGTACGTCACCCTTAAAACAAGCGGCCCAACCAGTAACTGGTTGGGCCGCTTGTTTTAGGCCAGCCGGCAGAATTTACCGACTGGCATTTAAAGCATTTTGGCTGGTTCGCTTTACTTGGCCAGCTTCTCCAAAGCAGCTTTGAATTCGGGCGTATCGTACTCGGCCATGCCGTTGTGGCGAGCCGCTACCTGCCCATCCGGGCCGAGAATTACCGTGGACGGAATGGAGTTGGAGTCGAATGGTGGGGCCAAGGGGCCAGCGGGGAAATACACCGGGAAGGTGTAGCCCTGGCGCCTGAGCATCGCCTGCGCCTTGGCTGGGTTTTCATCCAGCGAGAGCATCACGAAAGCTACTTTCTTCGGGTCCATCTTTTTGTAGAGCGCGTGAATGCCGGGCATCTCGGCCACGCAGGGCGGGCACCAGCTGGCCCACAGATTCACGAACACCACCTTGCCTCTCAGGTCGCTCAGATTCGCGGGTTTCCCGTCGAGCGTAGTCAAGGGCAGATTGTGCGGATAAGCGGCGCTGCTGGTAAGCACAACCGGCGCTTTAGCAGGAACCAAGGCAGGTACTTCGGCTTTCCAAAGGCCGGTGGCCAACAAGCCGCGCTGCACGCCGCCCAGCACGATGGGCCGCAAGGGCGTGAACAGAACGAGTGCAAAAAGAGCTGGTGGCAGCCAGGAAATGATGGATTTACGAGTCATGGGAACTGAGTTGAGCGGAGGACAAATCTTATATGAACAAAGTTTCATTTGTTCAGCAATAACATAAACCCGCTATCCGGTCAGGAGCCGGGTAGTGGATACTTCTCAGGAAGGGGAGGAGCGGCAGCAGCAGGGCAGCGCCATGGGACTGGCAGGGACGCGAAAAAACCGGCTACTGGCCTTGAATCGAGCACAGCTAGCCGGAGACAGGCCCAGCTTGCGCTACACGCTTTCCTAAGAAAAACGGATGGGCGGCGCTTTGTTAGGATGGTTGGCCAGTGCCTGCGCGGGGCCAATGCTGGGCCCACGAACAGGAGTGGGCGCGGGCTGGCAAGCCGGGAACAGCAGACCAAAGTAGAGGGCCGCGAAGTCACCGCTCAGGCTCCCATCCAGCGGCAGTAGCTTGGCCTTGGCTTGACGGACAGATTCGACCGGCGGGGTGGCCTGCACCGTTTGCAGCTTCTTCCGGCAAAGAGTACCGCCGCGTTGCTCCTGCTGGTGGCTGCCGGCCGTGGCCGTCCCGTTCGCCCGCGTAGACAGCGGCTGACAATGCAGGTAAATACCGGCATAAAGCAGCAACAGCAAATGAGACAGCAGACGGGACATAGCTAGTGGTAACGACTGCAAAGGTGCGCTCTTTTGCCGGAAAGTGAGCCTTTGGTACCTCTCTCTGCCTACTGGCAGTCCCAGTTGCCTCTAGGGCGTCACATTGAAAAAAGTACCTACCACGGCTGACAAAGCCATGGCCAGCACTCCCCAGAAGGTTACCCGGGCGGCAGCTTTCAATACACTGGAGCCGCCCACGTACGCGGCCAACCCGCCCAGGGCAGCCAGAAACAACAGGGAGGTAATGGAAACCGTCCAGCTCAGATACGCAGCCGGGGCTACCAGGATGACCAGCAGCGGCAGCGCCGCGCCCACGGTAAAAGTAGCGGCCGACGCCAGCGCGGCCTGAATGGGGTTGGCACTCATGGTTTCGGAAATACCCAGTTCCTCCCGGGCGTGGGTGCCCAGCGCGTCATGGGCCATCAGTTGCTCGGCCACCTTCGCGGCCAGGTTCGGGTCCACTCCGCGCTCCACGTAGATGGCGGTGAGTTCTTGGTGCTCCGCGGCGGCATCCGTCTTCAACTCTTCCTGCTCCCGGGCAAGGTCCGCCGCTTCCGTATCGGCCTGCGAGCTGACGGAAACGTATTCGCCCGTCGCCATCGACATGGCTCCCGCCACCAGCCCGGCCACGCCGGCCACCAGCACACTTTCCTGCGTGGCGCTGGCCGCGGCTACCCCCACCACCAGGCTGGCCGTGGAAATAATGCCGTCGTTGGCCCCGAGCACGGCGGCCCGTAGCCAACCAATCCGATGCGTGCGATGCTGCTCCAGGTGTCTCATGAGATAAGGGTAACGGCGTGAGGCCTTCTGTACGCAGGTGCACAAACGGAGGGTATTGCCAACCGCCGCCGGGGTACATGAAGCCGACTCCCAGAAAGGTAGTAGCGCTGCCGGGGCTCACGGCGAAGGGCCGGTGCCGACCGTGAGCATCGTTGGCGCGCAGAACGGTGAACAAGTCGCTAGCCGAAGTCGCCTCCTAGCGGGTGGAAGAACCCGGGCATCTGCTTATTTCCCCGGCCGCCAGCAAGTAATAACCAACTTGTACCACGCAGCGCAAGGAGCGTAAAAACCGGATAGAGAGGCCGAATGGGTACTTATCCAGAGAAGAGCACACACTGAAATGAATTATTTGGGAACCAATAGACGAAGCAAGTTTGTATACATGAACAAATGAACATACATTTGTAGCACCTTATGAAAACGACCACTGCCACCGCTCCTGCTGACCTGAACCTGACCACTGAGAAGATGGAGAAGGTGGCGTTTATCCTCAAGACCACGGCTCATCCGACGCGCATCGCCATCGTGCAGCTGCTCGCCAACCAGGAGAGCCTGTCCGTGACCGAACTCAGCGAGGAATTGAATATCGAGCAGAGCTTAGTGTCCCACCACTTGACCGGCATGAAGCTTAAAGGCATCCTGAGCAGCCACCGTGACGGCAAGAATATCTTTTACGCGCTGAAGATGCGCGAAGTAGTGGACGTGATTCAGTGCCTGGCCGGCTGCACGTTCCTGTAACGAGAGCCGGCTTTTTTTTCACCGAATACATGAACAACCTTTCATAATTACATACGTTCACCCGTTCCCGCATGTTTCACTACCTCGGTTACTTCGCGGCTATCTTCATTGGCCTTTCGCTCGGCATTATGGGCGGGGGCGGCTCCATCCTCACCGTGCCGGTGCTGGTGTACCTGATGGGCGTGAGTCCGGTGCTGAGCACGGCCTACTCGCTGTTCGTGGTGGGCTCTACCTCCGTAGTAGGCGCCTGGGGCTACTTCCGCAAGGGGCTGGTGTCGCTGAAAACGGCCGTGGTCTTTCTGCTGCCCTCACTGCTGGCCGTGTTTGCGGTGCGCAAGCTGCTGATGCCCGCCATCCCGCACAAACTGTTCACGCTGGGCAGCATCGTGTTCACCAAGGACCTGCTGGTGCTGGTATCCTTTGCCGTGCTGATGGTCGTAGCCGCTGTCTCCATGATTCGCAGCAAGCAGGCCGAGGTCGTGCTCGACGAGGAGTTGCACCGGAAGCACGCCTTCAACTATCCGCTCGTGCTGGGAATTGGCCTGGTGGTGGGCACGCTCACGGGCTTTGTGGGCGCGGGTGGCGGCTTCCTGATTATTCCGGCCCTGGTGCTGGGGGCCCGCCTGCCCATGAAGCTGGCGGTGGGCACCTCGCTGGCCATCATTGCCCTGAACTCCCTAATAGGTTTCACCGGCGACCTGAGCGCGGGCACGCCCATTGCCTGGTCGTTTCTGGCGGGCTTCCTGGCCTTCGCCCTCGGCGGCATCGTTTTGGGAACCTACCTGGCCCGCTTCATTCCGGGGGCCAAATTGAAGCCCGCTTTCGGCTGGTTCACGCTGGCGATGGGCACGTTTATTCTCACCAAAGAGCTGCTGTTTCATCATCCCTAACTACTCTCCATTCCACTTTCTCTCACCCGTTTTTTCGTCCCAACCATGAAAATCGAACAGTTTGAAGACAAAGGCCTGGCTCACTTTTCCTACGCCATCCTGAGCGAGTGCGCCCGCGAAATCGTGCTCATCGACCCGGCCCGCAACCCGCAGCCCTACTACGACTACGCGAAGGCGAATGACGCCAAAATCGTCAGCATCATCGAAACGCACCCCCACGCCGACTTTGTGAGCAGCCACCTGGAAATTGCCCAGGCCACCGGCGCCGTCATCCGCGTGAGTAAGCTGCTGGGGGCCGATTACGCCCACGAAGCCTTTGATGAAGGCCAGGAGTTCACGGTGGGCAAGCTCACGTTCCGCGCCCTGAACACCCCCGGCCACTCGCCCGACTCTATCAGCATCGTGCTCAGCCGAGAAGGCAAGGACGAAGCCGTCTTCACCGGCGACACGCTCTTTATCGGCGACGTGGGCCGCCCCGACCTGCGCGAAAGCGCCGGCAACATGACCGCCAAGCGCGAAGAGCTGGCAGGGCAGATGTACCACTCGCTGCGCGACAAGCTCATGCCCCTGGCCGGCACGGTGCTGGTATACCCCGCCCACGGCGCGGGCAGCCTCTGCGGCAAGGCCCTGAGCGGGGCCAACAGCAGCACGATTGCTGACGAGAAGTTTGGCAACCCCATGCTGCGGGAGCTGAGCGAAGCGGAATTTGTACAAGAGCTGCTGGCCGACCAGCCCTTCATCCCCAAATACTTCGGCTACGACGTGGCCCTGAATAAGGCCGGCGCGCCCGACTACGCGCCCAGTGTGCAGCGGGTGCCGCGCCTGGCCGCCGGCACGACGCTGGAAACCGGTGCGGTTGTCATCGACACCCGTCCCGAAGCCGAGTTCAAAAAGGGGCACGCGGACGGAGCCATCAACATTCAGCAGGGCGGCAAATTTGAAACCTGGCTGGGCTCCATCGTGGGACCGGAAGAGTTGTTCTACCTCATTGCGGCCGACGAGGCCACGCTCGAAGACCTGATTCAGAAAACCGCCAAAATCGGCTACGAGCCGCTGATTAAGGGCGCGCTGGTAGGAACCCCCGCTACCGAGGCCACCATGCCCATGCTGGACGTGGCGCAGTTCCGCCAGCACCCGGAGCAGTACACCATCGTGGACATCCGCAACGCCACCGAGCACCGCGACGAGCCCATTTTTGCCGGCTCCCTCAACATTCCGCTGCCCGAGCTGCGCGAGCGGGCCAGCGAGATTCCGACCGATAAGCCGGTGGTGGTGCATTGCGCGGGTGGCTACCGCTCGGCGGCCGGCAGCAGCATTGTGGCTGACGCCCTGCCCGGCACCAAAGTGCTGGACTTGAGCGAGGCCGTGAAATCCTTTCAGCCCGCTTCGGCAACCCACTAATCCCTTTGACGGGTTGGCTCCGGCAGCCGTGCCGGGGCCCCTATCCGCTCATTCTCACACTTTCCGTTTCCCTCCCACTCAAATTCCTCCGCCATGTTCGGTTTCAATAAATCCGCCGCTCCTGCTTTTCAAAACCTGACGCCCGCGCAGTTTGCCGAGGGCCTGCGCCAGCCCGGTGCGGTGCTGCTGGACGTGCGCCGGCCCGACGAATTCGCCGCCGGCCACCTGCCCGGCGCGGTCAATATTGAAGTCACCGCGCCCGACTTCGGCCAGCGCGTGGCGGCCCTGGATAAAACCAAGCCCACCTACGTGTACTGCCGCAGCGGAGCCCGCTCGGCCAATGCCGCTGGTCAGCTTACCAGCGCCGGCTTCGCGCAGGTCAGTAACCTGCTCGGCGGCGTGCTCGACTGGCCGGGACAACTCACTACTAAATAAGTACGCTTCTTCATCTCGACTTCTGTTTTCATGCTTGAACTCCTGCAACAACCCTGGCCCTGGTACGTGGCTGGCCCTTTGATTGGCCTGACGGTGCCCGCGCTGCTGCTCGTAGGCAACAAGGCCCTGGGTATCAGCTCCTCGCTGCGTCATGTCTGCGCCGCCTGCGTGCCGGCCGGCATCCCTTTTCTGACCTATAACTGGCGGGCCGAAATCTGGAACCTGGTGTTCGTGCTCGGCATTGCGCTGGGCGGCTTCATCGGCTACCGCGTGCTGGGCCACCCCGACGTTATCGGCATCTCGGCCGCCACCGTGCGCGACCTGAAAGCCGAGATGCACCTGACCGACTTCTCCGGCCTGCTGCCCCGCGAGTTGTTCGCCCTGGAAAATCTGGCCAACTGGAAAGGCTGGGTGTTCCTAGTGCTGGGCGGCTTTCTGGTGGGCTTCGGCACGCGCTACGCCGGCGGCTGCACCTCGGGCCACGCCATTTCGGGCCTATCGAACCTGCAATGGGTGTCGCTGGTGGCCGTCATCGGGTTCTTTGCCGGTGGCCTACTGATGACCTGGATTATTTACCCGATGCTGTTCTAATCCTCCTCAATTCTCGTTCATGGAAGCTTTTGCGCCAAGTGCCGTCGATTTCTGGGATGCCCGCTACGCGGAGGAGGCCTATGCTTACGGCACCGAGCCGAACACCTACTTCCGCCAGCAGTTGGATGCGCTGCCGCCCGGCCGCCTGCTGCTGCTGGCCGAAGGCGAAGGCCGCAACGCGGTGTACGCCGCCAAGCGCGGCTGGGAAGTAACGGCCGTGGATTTCAGCGACGAAGGCCGCTCCAAAGCCCTGCGCCTGGCCGTAAGTCAGCGCGTGCGACTCCAGTACCGAGTAGCTGACCTCACCGCCCTCGCGTGGCAGCAGGCCGGCTACTATGATGCAGTGGGCCTCATTTACGCCCATTTTTCCCCGGTTGACCGCCAGGCGGTTCACGCCGCCGCCGCCAGCCTGGCCCCCGGCGGACACCTTTTACTCGAAGCCTTTAGCCCCCGGCAGCTTGGTCTGCCCTCGGGCGGCCCCAAGTCCGCCGAACTGCTTTACGAGCCGGCTACGCTGGCCACCGACTTTGCCGGGCTGACGCTACTCGAAAACCACGAGTTGGGCGTGGTGCTGCACGAAGGCAGCTTCCACGCCGGCCCCGCCAACGTGGTGCGCCTGCTGGCCACCCGCCCTTCCACCCCCGAATCCACCAACTCCCTATGAAATACCTCAAATACCTAGTGCTGGGCACACTGTTCGGCATTATTCTCACCAAAAGCGAAGTTGTCAGCTGGTTTCGGATTCAGGAAATGTTCCGCTTCCAGAGCTTCCACATGTACGGCGTCATCGGCTCGGCCATTCTGGTGGGCATGATTTCCATTCAACTCATCAAGCGCAACCGCCTCAAGTCGATTGACGGGGAGGAAATCAAGATTACCGACAAGAAATTCAACCACGGCATCTGGATTGGGGGCTTCATCTTCGGCCTCGGCTGGGCGCTCACCGGGGCCTGTCCTGGCCCGCTGTTCGCGCAGCTGGGCAGTGGCATTGGCTCGGCGGCTGTCCTGATTCTGGCCGCGCTGGCCGGCACCTGGACCTACAGCGCCCTGCGCGAAAAGCTTCCCTACTAACCCTTTCCGCCACGCCCGTCATGCTTCCCCGCTGGCTCCTGCCGGGCGTTGCGCTACTCATCGGCGCACGGCCCGCTCATGCCCAATCCGCTCCACCTGATACGCTGCTGCGGCACGCTGCCCCGGCGGCTATCGCTGCGCCTCCGGCCCCGTTGGCAGCCGATTCCACCGCCCCGCTTAGCTTACCCCAGGCCCTGCACCGGGGTACCTTCAGCGGCCACATCCGCACCGTGTTCATGGCCACGCTCAACCGCAGCACTGCCCCCGACTATTACGCCCACGGCGTGGGGGCCGGCCTACGCTACGAAACCCAAGCCTGGCACGGCTTGCAGGTGGGCCTAGAAGGCTTCTTTCTGAAAAAGCTGTATGCCAGTTCGCTGGCCGCCGAGCCGGGCCGCCCGGAAAGCCGCTACGAACTGAGCCTCTTCGACCAGGAGCACCCGCACAGCCGGGAGTTGCTGCACCAGGTGGAGGAACTGTGGGTACGCTGGCAGGCCCGACCGGGCTGGCAGCTCACCTACGGCCGGCAGCAACTAGACACGCCCCTGCTCAACTCCCAGGACTCGCGGCTGAGTCCCAACTTCGTGCAGGGCCTGTGGGTAGTAGGCCACCTCAACGCGGCCACTACCCTGCAGGGCGGCTGGCTGACGCACGTCGCGCCCCGTTCCACCGACCGCTGGTACCGGCTGGACGAGGCCGTGGGCCGCTACTCAATGGGAGTAGCCCCCGACAGCAGCCGGGCCAGCTACCTGGGCCGGGTCCGCACGCACGGGCTGGCCGTGCTGGGGCTGCGGCGCACACTGGGACCGCACACCACCGTGCAGGCCTGGCAGTATTTTGCCGACCACCTGCTGGCCACCAGTTGGCTGGAAGGCACCCGGACTCTGACGCGCCCCGCCGGCACCTGGACGGTCAGCGGCCAGGTGCTCTGGCAGCACAGCCTAACCAACGACGTGGAAAGCCCGCCCAGCCACCGTTACTCGGAGCCCAGCGAACAGGCCCGCGTCCTGAGCACCCGCCTGGCGTACCAGCGGCGGGCGTGGCAGGTGGCCGCCCAGTACACCCGCGTCTCGGCCCACGGCCGCTACCTGTTTCCGCGCGAGTGGGGCCGCGAGCCGTTTTACACCACCCTGCCCCGCGAGCGGATAGAAGGAGCCGGCGACGTGCACGCGCTGGGGGCCAGCCTGGCCTGGCAACGGCCGCACGCCCCCGGCTGGAAGCGGGCTATGGCTACTACAACCTGTCGAAGCAGGCCCGCCTCAACAAGTACAGCCTGCCCGACTTTCATCAGCTGAACCTCACGCTCACCCACGCCTTTGCCAGCACGGCCGATGGGCTGCGCCTGCGCACGCTGTACGCGGCCAGCTGGGGGCTGACCAAGCGAGCTACCGGCCCGCCCGAGTCGTCAACAAAGTGGACCTGCACCACCTGACCGTGGCGCTGGATTACGTATTTTAACCGTTTCTCCCCTATGTACCTCATGTTTTCGCTCCGCTCCCTGCTGGCGTTTCTGTTCCTAGTCAGCCTTACCCGGCCGGCCGCCGCGCAAGTGCCGGCCGCCCCGGACAAGCCCGCGTTTATGGGGGCCGTGGCGAAAAAAAACCGCTACCGGGCCGTATATCAGCTCGACAGCGACGACCCCAAGCTTATCAAGCAAACCCTGCGCAATATGAAAAACGCGCTGGCCGACCCGCGCCTGCAAGGCAAGTTGCAGCTGGAACTGGTGGTGTTTGGCGGGGGCGTGGACGTGTTCCGCAAAAGCCAGCCCTACGAGGCCGAGCTACGGGCCTTGCAGCAACAGGGCGTCCTGCTGGCGCAAGGCCAGAACACGATGAAGGAACGCCAGATTAGCCCGGACGAGCTGTTTGCCTTCATTGCCTACGTGCCCACCGGCAACGGGGAATTGATTATCCGTCAGCAGCAGGGCTGGGCGCTGGTGCATCCATAGCTAACCTTTTTTCACTCCTTGCATGAAAGCACCCCAACTCGGTCTGCGTGAAAACTGGCACCAGTTTGCGCTGCTGGTGCTCATCAACGCCTTCGTGGGCGGCATGGTGGGATTGGAGCGTAGCATCCTGCCCCGGCTGGCCGAGCAGGAATTCCACCTAGTGGCCCGCTCGGCTATTCTTTCCTTTATCGTTGTCTTCGGCCTCACCAAGGCCGTGGCCAACTACTACGCCGGAGCCTGGGCCAATAAGATTGGACGCAAAAACCTGCTGCTCATCGGCTGGCTGTTTGGTCTGCCCGTGCCGCTGCTACTGCTCTGGGCGCCCTCGTGGGGTTGGGTGATTGCGGCCAACGTGCTGCTGGGGCTTAACCAGGGCCTGGCGTGGTCGAGTACGGTAGTGATGAAGATTGACCTCGTAGGGCCAAAGCAGCGTGGGCTGGCCATGGGCTTGAACGAGTCGGCCGGCTACCTGGCCGTGGCGGCTACGGCCTTCGCCTCGGGCTGGCTGGCCACCGAATACGGCCTGCGGCCCTACCCGTTCTACCTCGGCATCGTGCTGGCGGTGCTGGGTTTGCTGGGCTCGCTGCTGGTACGCGACACCCGCCACCACGTCGCGCTGGAAGCCGCGCAGGCCCCGACCACCCCCACTGGTCCGCCGCTGTCGTTCTGGGACGTGAGCTGGCGGCATCCCAACCTGGGCTCCGTCACGCAGGCCGGCTTGGTCAACAACCTCAACGACGGCATGGTGTGGGGTTTGCTGCCGCTGCTGCTGGCCAGCAAGGGCTTCACGCTCACGCAGATTGGTACCGTGGCCGCTGTGTACCCGGCCGTGTGGGGCCTGGGCCAGCTGGTCACCGGCCCGCTGGCCGACAAGCTGTGCAAGAAAGACCTGCTGTTCTGGGGTATGCTGCTGCAGGGCGCGGTGCTGCTGGTCATGCTGTTCACCGATGGGTACCCGGCGTTTCTGGGGCTGGCGGCGCTGCTCGGTGCGGGCACGGCGCTGGTATATCCCACGTTTCTGGCGGCGGTGGCTGAGTATTCGCCGCTACCGCAGCGGGCGCACAGCGTGGGCATCTTCCGCTTCTGGCGCGACGCGGGCTATGCCATTGGGGCGCTGCTGACGGGTGTACTCGCCGATGCGTTTGGCTTGGGGGGCGGCGCTGGCCACAATCGGCGGGCTCACGGTACTTTCCGCCCTGGTTATCTGGCGGCGCATGTATTGCCTGCCCGTTGCGAGTAGCGGAGAGTCGCCCCGGCACTGCGGAACGCACCATTATGGACACTCTGTTTCCCCGCCGCTAGTCATCAGCTAAAAAATCACAAACGCCCGATTGCTCACTGAGCGGTCGGGCGTTTGTGTTTGGGTTCATACCGGAATGAAGTATTTATGGTTGCTACCACTATGGCAAGGGCGACAGTCAGTTGCACAGCTTTTAATAGCTAAACGCTTGGCCCAGACAATAGGACTTATCAGGTGAAGTATTGCAACCCTAGCATTGCACATTCCGTTAGTAAATCAAGCTATATTTTTTAGCTTTTCATCACCCAACATCCATAATCATGGACAGAAACGACAACCCAGGGAAGGGGCCCAACAACCCGGGCAATCCCAATCCGGGCAATCCCAATCCGGGTCAGCCCAATCCTCCGGGCAACCCTACACCTCCCGGTAATCCGACTGGTCCCGGACGCCCACCCGAAAAGCCTGAGCCTGGTCCTCACAACCCGCCCAAGCCCCCCAAAGACCGCCCCGTAGGATTGAATTAACAGCCATATGCCTACTGCCCCTTGGTTTGAAGCCGAACCTGACCGGCTTGAAAGGGAGCTTCAAGCCCTGATTGCGCACGGCGTTGCTCCACTGGTGGACGCAGCGGCTCGCAGTCAGGGCATTTTGAAGGTATCCTTTACGATTGACGGTTCCAATCCTGCTTTTAACTTGGCTGGGTTAGTAGAATCGGTGCAACTGGAAGCAACCTACCCGGACAACTACCCCTACTTCCGTCCGGAAGTGTTTGCGTTGAATATCGCTCTGCCCCGTCACCAGAACCCCATTGGCAAGAACCTGTGCTTGCTCCCCCGGTCGGCTGCCCATTGGGAGCCCCGTTGGAAATTGGCCACCTATCTGGTTTCGCAACTGCCCAAAGTTCTACAGAAGGGCAACATTCTAGACCCCGCCGTTCTGGCCACCGACCAGGACGAGCAGGCGGAACCGGCCAGTGAGTTTTTTGCCCATTCCCATGCGCCGGTGATTTTTGATGAAGCAGGGTTCGAGCAAACCAGTGTGCCGACTGCTCCCATTACGATTCTGGGCCGCCTGCAAATTGGCGTGCCCCGGAAGGCCGGGCTGTTAACGCGGATGGCCGCGCTGGAAACCACCGATGTGGCGGGCGTCGTTCGTAAGCTGCCAAAGGCCTTGTGGGACGTTTTCCCTACCCAGTTTTCTGGCCACTTGGTCCGTCTCAATCAAGCTCCGCCTTTTGCCCACGCGGGAGAAGGGCTGAACTGGCTCCTAGAACTAGCCAAGTCACAGGGCCTCACTACTACGTTTCAAAGCAAAGCTGTCCCTTTAGCCAAAGGCGGGATGCTTCGACGGGTAATTGGGCTGCAATTTCCGGAAGAGATTGCGCCTGGTCAGATGGGTATGGGATGGCTGTTTCTCATCGAGGGAACTATCAAAGAAACGGTAATGGGTCCCCGAGGCAAGCCCGTTGAAGTAGCCCAATCTCATTGC
Coding sequences within:
- a CDS encoding DsrE family protein, encoding MYLMFSLRSLLAFLFLVSLTRPAAAQVPAAPDKPAFMGAVAKKNRYRAVYQLDSDDPKLIKQTLRNMKNALADPRLQGKLQLELVVFGGGVDVFRKSQPYEAELRALQQQGVLLAQGQNTMKERQISPDELFAFIAYVPTGNGELIIRQQQGWALVHP
- a CDS encoding ThiF family adenylyltransferase; translation: MPTAPWFEAEPDRLERELQALIAHGVAPLVDAAARSQGILKVSFTIDGSNPAFNLAGLVESVQLEATYPDNYPYFRPEVFALNIALPRHQNPIGKNLCLLPRSAAHWEPRWKLATYLVSQLPKVLQKGNILDPAVLATDQDEQAEPASEFFAHSHAPVIFDEAGFEQTSVPTAPITILGRLQIGVPRKAGLLTRMAALETTDVAGVVRKLPKALWDVFPTQFSGHLVRLNQAPPFAHAGEGLNWLLELAKSQGLTTTFQSKAVPLAKGGMLRRVIGLQFPEEIAPGQMGMGWLFLIEGTIKETVMGPRGKPVEVAQSHCFYGKASRISPTDALLRVPAVHALHQRTIAVVGLGALGAPMALEFARNQVGKLRLSDYDHVEPGPTVRWPLGIATAGQLKAEAIHEFISAHYPATQVLPIYHKVGGLRGEGMPSEQEVMDTLLTDASLLIDASADKGVSHFLAETARARGIPFISVYATPGGWGGMVMRVAPGHTRGCWMCLQYHMDTGGTIPVPISDETAGTVQAPGCGDMTFTGASFDLQNVVLAAVRLAVSTLSSGVAGGYATTPWDVGVVQLMDADGSLVAPAWSTFPLEVHPLCPYCHCE
- a CDS encoding OprD family porin; translated protein: MLPRWLLPGVALLIGARPAHAQSAPPDTLLRHAAPAAIAAPPAPLAADSTAPLSLPQALHRGTFSGHIRTVFMATLNRSTAPDYYAHGVGAGLRYETQAWHGLQVGLEGFFLKKLYASSLAAEPGRPESRYELSLFDQEHPHSRELLHQVEELWVRWQARPGWQLTYGRQQLDTPLLNSQDSRLSPNFVQGLWVVGHLNAATTLQGGWLTHVAPRSTDRWYRLDEAVGRYSMGVAPDSSRASYLGRVRTHGLAVLGLRRTLGPHTTVQAWQYFADHLLATSWLEGTRTLTRPAGTWTVSGQVLWQHSLTNDVESPPSHRYSEPSEQARVLSTRLAYQRRAWQVAAQYTRVSAHGRYLFPREWGREPFYTTLPRERIEGAGDVHALGASLAWQRPHAPGWKRAMATTTCRSRPASTSTACPTFIS